A single region of the Pontimicrobium sp. SW4 genome encodes:
- a CDS encoding DMT family transporter: MHPGNKKWLYLIILSLIWGSSFILIKKSLIGLTPLQLGALRIIFSGFFIFIFGFHTIKNITKIQWKWLIISGLLGTFFPVFLFAYAETEIDSAVASILNSLTPLNTILLGFVIFKIASSKRQIMGVIIGFVGTALLIIKGADLNPDQNYLYAGLVVISSVMYGINVNIIKKHLQDVKAITIAVGNFTAIIIPAIIVLLSTDFFEKADFSNDDFAMSMLYIVILSAFGTALAKVLFNKLVQMATPVFASSVTYSMPLIALMWGILDGESFSVLQGLATILILLGIYLANKRY; this comes from the coding sequence ATGCATCCAGGAAACAAAAAATGGCTTTATCTTATAATTCTTTCTCTAATTTGGGGAAGTTCCTTTATACTTATTAAAAAAAGTTTAATAGGTCTTACACCTTTACAATTAGGTGCGTTGAGAATCATTTTTTCTGGATTTTTCATTTTCATTTTCGGATTTCACACTATTAAAAACATTACCAAAATTCAATGGAAATGGTTAATTATTTCAGGGCTCCTAGGTACATTTTTTCCTGTGTTTTTGTTTGCTTATGCAGAAACTGAAATTGATAGTGCAGTAGCCTCTATTTTAAACTCCCTAACTCCTTTAAATACTATTTTGCTTGGTTTTGTCATTTTTAAAATAGCTTCATCTAAACGACAAATAATGGGAGTAATTATTGGGTTTGTTGGAACTGCTTTGTTGATTATTAAAGGTGCAGACTTGAACCCAGACCAAAATTATTTATACGCTGGACTTGTGGTAATTTCGTCTGTTATGTACGGTATAAATGTCAATATTATAAAGAAACATTTGCAAGATGTAAAAGCCATTACAATTGCAGTTGGAAATTTTACTGCGATAATAATTCCAGCAATAATAGTATTATTATCAACCGACTTTTTTGAAAAAGCAGATTTTAGTAATGACGATTTTGCTATGTCAATGCTTTATATCGTTATTCTTTCGGCTTTTGGAACTGCTTTAGCCAAAGTGTTGTTCAACAAATTAGTGCAAATGGCAACACCAGTTTTTGCATCTTCAGTTACCTATTCAATGCCTTTAATTGCTTTAATGTGGGGAATTTTAGATGGTGAAAGCTTTAGTGTTTTACAAGGCTTAGCAACCATTTTAATTTTACTAGGTATTTACTTAGCCAATAAACGATATTAG
- a CDS encoding glycosyl hydrolase produces MKNFKLLLLLNLAFILSINAQESIVKNVPFTNIGPTIMSGRIVDFDVNPNNPIEFYAAYASGGLWYTNNNGTSFTPVADNAPTQNMGDIAVDWNSGTIWIGTGESNSSRSSYSGIGILKSTDKGKTWTNVGLPNSQHIGRIVINPNNPDDVTVAAVGNLYTSSSDRGIYKTTDGGKTWKNVLFINDGTGAIDLSLSPTNPNVMFAAMWERERKAWDFDGDGENSGIYKSTDGGNTWTNMTPEGSGFPTGTGIGRIGVSVFNDNVIYALLDNQFRRPSGEPRTSQGLQKDDFKIMGTADFLKLDDKSLNSYLRNNRFPSKYSAESVKSSIKDGRVKPSDLALYLENANSALFNSPVIGAEVYKSTDGGKTWKKTHDGYIDGLYSSYGYYFGVIAVNPSNESKIYILGVPLLKSDDGGKTFVSIGKENVHSDHQAIWVNPRMEGHVINGNDGGVNITYDDGENWTKNNSPAVGQFYYINVDNQKPYNVYGGLQDNGVWFGSSTYRASKRWEGNGNYPYKSIGGGDGMQVQIDSRDNNIVYSGSQFGFYSRQNLETGERISINPKHELGDSPYRYNWQTPILLSPHNQDILYMGSNKLLRSLDQGETFEVISDDLTTGGKKGNVPYGTLTTISESPFKFGMIYTGSDDGYINLTTNGGDSWTRISNNLPQGLWVSRVIASQHKQERVYATLNGYRNDDFKVYAYVSEDMGKTWKSITNGISNAPVNVIKEDTKDENILYLGTDNGVYVSFDRGNSWHEFSNGLTKAAVHDLVVHPEANDLVVGTHGRSIYKADISDLQKHSTIGNKAIAVFKPSPVQMPRFRGRSFEPSATISFYSKAKATQGINILSKGGSLLNSIKVNADKGFNYADYDLTITSGGRKDLMKEDSKLSIPKAQNGKYYLPKGTYTIEIGSQKTTLEIK; encoded by the coding sequence ATGAAAAATTTCAAACTATTACTACTTCTAAATCTTGCATTCATTCTTTCTATTAATGCGCAAGAATCTATTGTGAAAAACGTACCCTTCACCAATATTGGACCAACAATTATGAGTGGTCGGATTGTTGACTTTGATGTGAACCCAAACAATCCCATCGAGTTTTACGCAGCTTATGCATCAGGAGGATTGTGGTACACCAATAATAATGGTACTTCATTTACTCCTGTTGCCGACAATGCACCAACGCAAAACATGGGAGATATTGCTGTAGATTGGAACAGTGGTACTATTTGGATAGGCACTGGAGAAAGTAATTCTTCGCGTTCATCCTATTCAGGAATTGGTATTTTAAAAAGTACTGATAAAGGTAAAACATGGACAAATGTAGGCTTACCAAACTCACAACATATTGGTAGAATAGTGATTAACCCAAATAATCCTGATGACGTTACTGTAGCTGCAGTCGGTAATTTATATACATCAAGTTCAGATAGAGGCATTTACAAAACTACTGATGGTGGAAAAACTTGGAAAAACGTATTATTTATAAACGATGGTACTGGAGCTATTGATTTAAGTTTGTCTCCAACAAATCCTAATGTCATGTTTGCTGCTATGTGGGAGCGAGAAAGAAAAGCATGGGACTTTGACGGTGATGGTGAAAATTCAGGCATCTATAAAAGTACCGATGGTGGAAACACTTGGACAAATATGACGCCTGAAGGTAGCGGTTTCCCAACTGGAACTGGCATTGGACGTATTGGAGTATCTGTATTTAATGACAATGTTATTTATGCGTTATTAGATAATCAATTTAGACGTCCATCTGGAGAACCTAGAACGTCTCAAGGGTTACAAAAAGACGATTTTAAAATCATGGGTACAGCCGATTTCTTAAAATTGGATGATAAAAGTTTAAATAGTTATTTACGCAATAATCGTTTCCCAAGTAAATATAGTGCTGAAAGTGTCAAATCATCTATAAAAGATGGAAGAGTAAAACCAAGTGATTTAGCATTATATCTTGAAAATGCTAATTCAGCGTTATTCAATTCTCCAGTAATTGGCGCCGAAGTCTATAAATCTACCGATGGTGGAAAAACATGGAAAAAAACGCACGATGGGTATATAGATGGTCTTTATAGCTCGTATGGGTATTATTTTGGTGTGATTGCCGTAAACCCTTCAAACGAAAGTAAAATTTACATTTTAGGTGTTCCATTATTAAAATCAGATGATGGTGGAAAAACATTCGTTTCTATTGGAAAAGAAAACGTGCATAGCGATCATCAAGCTATTTGGGTAAATCCTAGAATGGAGGGTCATGTTATTAACGGAAACGATGGAGGTGTAAATATTACATATGATGATGGTGAAAACTGGACAAAAAACAACTCGCCAGCTGTTGGCCAATTCTATTATATAAATGTTGACAACCAAAAACCATACAACGTTTATGGTGGCTTACAAGATAACGGTGTTTGGTTTGGGTCAAGTACTTATAGAGCTTCAAAACGTTGGGAAGGTAATGGAAACTATCCATATAAAAGCATTGGTGGTGGCGATGGTATGCAAGTTCAAATAGACAGCAGAGACAATAATATTGTTTATTCTGGATCTCAATTTGGATTTTACTCACGTCAAAACCTAGAAACTGGAGAACGTATTAGTATTAACCCTAAACATGAATTAGGAGATTCCCCATATCGCTACAATTGGCAAACACCTATTTTATTATCTCCTCATAATCAAGATATTTTGTACATGGGCTCAAATAAATTACTACGCTCTTTAGATCAAGGCGAAACATTTGAGGTGATTTCAGATGATTTAACCACTGGCGGAAAAAAAGGGAATGTCCCTTATGGAACACTTACCACAATTTCTGAAAGCCCTTTTAAATTTGGAATGATTTACACTGGAAGTGACGATGGATATATTAACTTAACTACCAATGGTGGTGATTCATGGACAAGAATATCTAATAATTTACCACAAGGTCTTTGGGTGTCTAGAGTGATAGCCTCACAACACAAACAAGAACGTGTGTATGCAACTTTAAACGGTTATAGAAACGATGACTTTAAAGTCTATGCTTATGTAAGTGAAGATATGGGGAAAACTTGGAAATCTATTACTAATGGAATATCGAATGCTCCTGTAAATGTTATTAAAGAAGATACTAAAGACGAAAATATTCTATACCTAGGGACTGATAATGGTGTATATGTATCCTTCGATAGAGGAAATAGTTGGCACGAATTTTCTAATGGCTTAACCAAAGCTGCAGTACACGATTTAGTGGTGCATCCAGAGGCAAATGATTTGGTAGTTGGTACTCATGGACGCTCTATTTATAAAGCAGATATTTCAGACTTGCAAAAACATAGTACTATTGGCAATAAGGCCATTGCTGTTTTTAAACCCTCTCCTGTGCAAATGCCTAGATTTAGAGGAAGATCGTTCGAGCCTTCAGCAACAATATCATTTTATTCTAAAGCAAAAGCCACTCAAGGCATTAATATTTTATCTAAAGGTGGATCCTTGCTAAACTCCATAAAAGTAAATGCAGATAAAGGCTTTAATTATGCCGATTATGATTTAACTATTACAAGTGGAGGAAGAAAAGACTTAATGAAAGAAGACAGTAAGCTAAGCATTCCTAAAGCACAAAACGGAAAATATTATTTACCTAAAGGGACTTACACTATAGAAATTGGTAGCCAAAAAACGACTTTAGAAATTAAATAA
- a CDS encoding heavy metal-associated domain-containing protein — MKTLKNILAVVMAMTLIVSCKNETSPEIKIINTDVAVKTEKVLNLDANFVKTEFTIDGMTCEIGCAKLIEKNINKMDGVKSAKVDFNNKLAMVEYDEAMVNHTSLEETVIKSADIYKVSEMKTVKEFSAKKNKECDENCTMACCKDKTEVEKKDCAEDCKKACCAEKKVKA; from the coding sequence ATGAAGACATTAAAAAATATTTTAGCGGTTGTTATGGCAATGACTTTAATAGTTTCTTGTAAAAATGAAACAAGCCCGGAAATAAAGATAATAAATACTGATGTAGCTGTAAAAACTGAAAAAGTATTAAATCTTGATGCAAATTTTGTAAAAACTGAATTCACTATTGATGGTATGACTTGTGAAATTGGTTGTGCAAAACTTATCGAAAAAAACATCAATAAAATGGATGGTGTAAAATCTGCTAAAGTAGATTTTAACAATAAACTAGCTATGGTAGAATATGATGAAGCCATGGTTAACCATACATCGTTAGAAGAAACTGTAATAAAATCGGCTGACATTTACAAAGTAAGTGAAATGAAAACTGTAAAGGAGTTCTCTGCTAAAAAAAACAAAGAATGTGACGAGAATTGTACAATGGCTTGTTGTAAAGATAAAACTGAAGTTGAGAAAAAAGACTGTGCTGAAGATTGCAAAAAAGCATGTTGCGCCGAAAAGAAAGTGAAAGCTTAG
- the rplU gene encoding 50S ribosomal protein L21 gives MYAIVEIAGQQFKVEKDQKVFVHRLQTEEGKKVSFDNVLLLSDGDKVTVGAPAIGGAQVSAKVLKHLKGDKVIVFKKKRRKGYRKKNGHRQSLTEILIEGIVASGAKPAKAEKVAPVKKEVKKAEPKAAAPKAEAKPAAKKVEATQDLSNMTVAELKEMAKAKGVTGISGMKKADLIAALS, from the coding sequence ATGTACGCAATTGTAGAGATAGCAGGGCAACAATTTAAAGTTGAAAAAGACCAAAAAGTCTTTGTTCATCGTTTACAAACAGAAGAAGGTAAGAAAGTTTCTTTCGACAACGTACTTTTGTTAAGCGATGGTGACAAAGTAACTGTAGGCGCCCCAGCTATAGGCGGAGCACAAGTAAGTGCAAAAGTCTTAAAGCACCTTAAAGGTGATAAAGTAATAGTTTTCAAGAAGAAAAGACGTAAAGGTTACCGTAAGAAAAACGGACACAGACAATCTTTAACTGAAATCTTAATTGAAGGAATTGTTGCTTCAGGAGCAAAACCAGCTAAAGCTGAAAAAGTTGCTCCAGTAAAAAAAGAAGTTAAAAAAGCAGAACCTAAGGCTGCTGCTCCAAAGGCAGAAGCAAAACCAGCTGCTAAAAAAGTAGAAGCTACTCAAGATTTAAGTAATATGACTGTTGCTGAATTAAAAGAGATGGCTAAAGCAAAAGGAGTTACAGGTATTTCTGGAATGAAGAAAGCCGATTTAATTGCTGCTTTAAGTTAA
- the rpmA gene encoding 50S ribosomal protein L27, with the protein MAHKKGVGSSKNGRESESKRLGVKIFGGQAAIAGNIIIRQRGNTHHPGENVYQGKDHTLHAKVDGLVKFTKKKDNKSYVSVEPFEA; encoded by the coding sequence ATGGCACATAAAAAAGGAGTCGGAAGTTCGAAGAATGGTAGAGAATCAGAATCGAAACGCTTAGGTGTTAAGATATTTGGTGGCCAAGCTGCAATAGCTGGAAACATTATCATTAGACAAAGAGGAAATACACATCACCCAGGTGAAAATGTATACCAAGGAAAAGATCATACTTTACATGCTAAAGTTGATGGACTTGTAAAATTTACAAAGAAAAAAGACAATAAGTCTTATGTTTCTGTTGAGCCTTTTGAGGCTTAA
- a CDS encoding aminopeptidase P family protein, which yields MKYHPISNKLFIKNRAKFVAQMKPKAIAVFNSNDIFTTGADSTMPFEQHSDIFYLSGVDQEESILLLFPDAMDKAHREVLFVRETNDHIAIWEGAKLTKEQAIQTSGVETVYWLSDFDKVFFDLMTEAETIYFNTNEHYRQAVELESREARFVKTVKDKFPAHNWAKSFPIMQNIRGVKEPEEIDLLQTACNITEKGFRRILNFVKPGVMEYEIEAEFMHEFLRNRSKGFAYTPIIGSGFNACVLHYIENNQACKDGDMLLMDVGAEYANYSSDMTRTIPVNGRFTDRQLAVYNAVHRVKNEATKMLVPGAIWADYHIEVGKIMTSELLGLGLIDKADVRNEDPKWPAYKKYFMHGTSHHMGLDTHDYGELKTPMKANMVFTVEPGIYIQEESMGIRLEDDVVIQEKGEPINLMKNIPIDADEIEDLMNK from the coding sequence ATGAAATACCATCCAATATCCAACAAACTTTTTATAAAAAACAGAGCAAAATTTGTAGCTCAAATGAAACCCAAAGCAATTGCTGTGTTTAATTCCAACGATATTTTTACAACAGGAGCAGATAGCACCATGCCTTTTGAGCAACATAGCGATATTTTTTATTTAAGTGGTGTTGACCAAGAAGAAAGTATTTTACTTTTATTTCCAGATGCCATGGACAAGGCACATCGTGAAGTACTTTTTGTAAGAGAAACTAACGACCATATAGCTATTTGGGAAGGTGCAAAACTTACTAAAGAACAGGCAATACAAACTTCTGGAGTAGAAACAGTGTATTGGCTAAGTGATTTTGATAAAGTGTTTTTTGATTTAATGACTGAAGCTGAAACCATTTATTTTAATACAAACGAACATTATCGTCAAGCGGTTGAATTAGAATCACGTGAAGCACGTTTTGTAAAAACAGTCAAAGACAAGTTTCCAGCACATAATTGGGCAAAGAGTTTTCCTATAATGCAGAATATTCGTGGCGTAAAAGAACCTGAAGAAATAGATCTTTTGCAAACGGCTTGCAATATTACCGAAAAGGGATTTAGACGCATACTTAATTTTGTAAAACCTGGCGTAATGGAATACGAAATTGAAGCAGAATTTATGCATGAATTTCTTAGAAATAGATCTAAAGGTTTTGCTTACACACCAATAATTGGTTCTGGATTCAACGCATGTGTGTTGCATTATATTGAAAATAATCAAGCTTGTAAAGATGGCGATATGTTATTGATGGATGTTGGTGCAGAGTATGCTAACTATTCTAGTGATATGACACGAACAATTCCAGTAAATGGGCGATTTACAGATAGACAACTTGCAGTGTACAATGCAGTACATCGTGTAAAAAATGAAGCTACTAAAATGTTGGTCCCTGGAGCAATTTGGGCAGATTACCATATTGAGGTTGGGAAAATAATGACCTCGGAATTGTTAGGTTTGGGATTAATAGATAAAGCCGATGTGCGAAACGAAGATCCTAAATGGCCAGCGTATAAAAAATACTTTATGCATGGGACCTCGCATCACATGGGATTAGATACTCATGATTATGGCGAATTAAAAACACCAATGAAAGCGAATATGGTATTTACTGTGGAACCTGGAATATATATTCAAGAAGAAAGTATGGGAATTAGATTAGAGGATGATGTTGTAATTCAGGAAAAAGGAGAGCCAATTAATCTTATGAAAAACATTCCAATTGATGCCGACGAAATTGAAGATTTAATGAATAAATAG
- a CDS encoding peptidylprolyl isomerase: MKNLTTLLIIFFVVSCTTEKKYDIGQIKTPKGEILVWLYDETPNHKASFIELANNGYWDTLSFNRVIPNFVAQGGCPDTPEGFNDPEYLLEPEFVDSLTHTYGAFGAGRDGNAEKLSARCQFYIVHNKEGLHRLDGDYMIFGKVIKGMDVVDTIVNVERDSINEPLTTITLDVNMISMPETELKTLYPGFQKQRE, translated from the coding sequence ATGAAAAATTTAACGACCCTTTTAATAATCTTTTTCGTTGTTTCGTGTACAACTGAAAAAAAATACGACATAGGTCAAATAAAAACACCCAAAGGTGAGATATTAGTTTGGTTGTATGATGAAACGCCTAACCATAAAGCTAGTTTTATTGAGCTAGCAAACAATGGTTATTGGGACACTTTATCTTTTAATAGAGTGATTCCAAATTTTGTAGCGCAAGGAGGGTGTCCAGATACGCCTGAAGGATTTAATGATCCAGAATATTTGCTAGAACCAGAATTCGTAGATTCATTAACACATACCTATGGAGCTTTTGGTGCTGGACGTGATGGTAATGCTGAAAAACTATCGGCACGTTGCCAGTTTTATATTGTTCATAATAAAGAAGGCTTGCATCGTTTGGATGGAGACTATATGATTTTTGGTAAAGTTATTAAAGGTATGGATGTTGTTGATACTATTGTTAATGTAGAAAGAGACTCGATTAATGAGCCTCTTACTACAATTACTTTAGATGTAAATATGATTTCAATGCCTGAAACTGAACTTAAAACCTTGTATCCTGGATTTCAGAAACAACGAGAATAA
- a CDS encoding M20/M25/M40 family metallo-hydrolase, with protein sequence MKKLGILLIIAFITFSCAKEEKALSNAELFAKIDTEIKANSQAYKDLKVASETIGHRLTGSENGAKAETFAYNKFKEYGFDDVIYQPFAVEAWSRGDVSLQIDENDTKVVTLGHSPVEAKVTGNIVDMGNGLEADYAANPDAVKGKIALMYIGILPDSGEGLTNLHRSEKSAIAIKYGAIGIIIINQVDNGVLLTGTASVTGALLPIPAVCIGKEDGMALKEKLKTSSSTATISMTNNSSMINARNVVATLKGSEILEEEIVIGGHLDSWDLATGAIDNGIGSFAVIDIARAFQANNLKPKRTVKFVMFMGEEQGLFGSRHMVAEAVKEGGIDNIKYMMNLDMAGNPVGMNAGGQLNDENFFTELGATIQQQDSIFKNTFSNRSGLHSDHQPFMLEGVPILSVHSNLDRSIYGCYHSDCDDFDLVNEEHITNTARFGTMILYGLANAETLPATKMDSETTKEFMIKNNLKEKLIIGGDWKWEE encoded by the coding sequence ATGAAAAAATTAGGAATTCTTTTAATAATTGCTTTCATCACCTTTTCTTGTGCTAAGGAAGAAAAAGCACTGAGCAACGCTGAATTATTTGCAAAAATAGACACTGAAATTAAAGCAAATTCTCAAGCATATAAAGATTTGAAAGTTGCTTCGGAAACTATCGGTCATCGACTCACAGGTTCGGAAAATGGTGCAAAAGCTGAAACATTTGCTTACAATAAATTCAAAGAATATGGTTTTGATGATGTGATCTATCAGCCTTTTGCTGTTGAAGCATGGTCTCGTGGTGATGTATCATTACAAATCGATGAAAACGACACCAAGGTTGTTACCTTAGGACACTCTCCTGTTGAAGCTAAAGTTACTGGAAACATTGTCGATATGGGGAATGGACTTGAAGCCGATTATGCTGCAAATCCTGACGCTGTTAAAGGCAAAATAGCCTTAATGTACATTGGGATTCTTCCTGATAGTGGAGAAGGACTAACCAATCTTCACAGAAGTGAGAAATCTGCCATCGCCATAAAATATGGTGCCATAGGAATCATCATCATTAATCAAGTAGATAATGGTGTATTGTTAACAGGAACCGCATCTGTTACTGGTGCTTTATTGCCAATTCCTGCTGTATGCATTGGAAAAGAAGATGGTATGGCATTAAAAGAAAAATTAAAAACCTCTTCTTCAACCGCAACCATTAGTATGACTAATAACAGTAGTATGATAAACGCTAGAAATGTCGTTGCTACTTTAAAAGGAAGTGAGATTCTAGAAGAAGAAATTGTTATTGGAGGTCATTTAGATTCTTGGGATTTAGCGACAGGAGCGATAGATAATGGTATTGGCTCGTTTGCAGTCATAGATATTGCTCGCGCATTTCAAGCTAATAACTTAAAGCCAAAACGCACAGTAAAATTCGTGATGTTTATGGGTGAAGAACAAGGCTTATTTGGCTCTCGTCACATGGTTGCAGAAGCTGTAAAAGAGGGAGGTATTGACAATATTAAATACATGATGAATTTGGACATGGCTGGAAACCCTGTTGGGATGAATGCTGGCGGACAATTAAACGATGAGAATTTCTTTACGGAACTGGGCGCAACGATACAGCAACAAGACAGTATCTTTAAAAATACATTTTCAAACAGGTCTGGACTGCATAGCGACCACCAGCCATTTATGTTGGAAGGTGTGCCAATTCTTTCGGTTCATAGTAATTTAGACCGTTCTATTTATGGGTGTTATCATTCTGATTGTGATGATTTTGATTTAGTAAACGAAGAACATATTACCAATACAGCTCGTTTTGGAACGATGATACTTTATGGGCTTGCTAATGCCGAAACATTGCCAGCAACAAAAATGGACAGCGAAACCACTAAAGAGTTTATGATTAAAAATAATCTAAAAGAAAAATTAATAATAGGTGGTGATTGGAAATGGGAAGAATAA